Proteins encoded by one window of Physeter macrocephalus isolate SW-GA unplaced genomic scaffold, ASM283717v5 random_316, whole genome shotgun sequence:
- the USP49 gene encoding ubiquitin carboxyl-terminal hydrolase 49 isoform X2 — protein MDRCKHVGRLRLAQDHSILNPQKWCCRECATTESVWACLKCSHVACGRYIEDHALKHFEKTGHPLAMEVRDLYVFCYLCKDYVLNDNPEGDLKLLRSSLLAVRGQTQDPPLRRGRTLRSMASGEDAIPPQRAPQGQPQMLTALWYRRQRLLARTLRLWFEKTSRGQAKLEQRRRQEALERKKEAARQRRREVKRRLLEELASSPPRKSARLLLHAPRAAAPAGPRPAPRRAPAMAPGVTGLRNLGNTCYMNSILQVLSHLRKFRECFLNLDPSKTEQLFPRAANGKAPLAGRPAGSSATELSPRSHGAEACEREGLCLNGGASLSRSLELIQNKEPSSKHISLCHELHTLFRVMWSGKWALVSPFAMLHSVWSLIPAFRGYDQQDAQEFLCELLHKVQQELESEGTKRRILIPFSQRKLTKQVLKVVNTIFHGQLLSQVTCVSCNYKSNTIEPFWDLSLEFPERYHCIEKGFIPLNQTQCLLTEMLAKFTETEALEGRIYACDQCNSKRRKSNPKPLVLSEARKQLMIYRLPQVLRLHLKRFRWSGRNHREKIGVHVVFDQVLTMEPYCCRDMLSSLDKETFAYDLSAVVMHHGKGFGSGHYTAYCYNTEGGACALLCGVGDTKKGWFVHISFLLFNL, from the exons ATGGATAGATGCAAACATGTAGGGCGGTTGCGGCTAGCCCAGGACCACTCCATCCTGAACCCGCAGAAGTGGTGCTGCCGGGAGTGCGCCACCACCGAGTCCGTGTGGGCTTGTCTCAAGTGCTCGCACGTGGCCTGCGGCCGCTACATCGAAGATCACGCCCTCAAACACTTCGAAAAGACTGGACACCCGCTAGCCATGGAGGTCCGGGATCTCTACGTGTTCTGCTACCTGTGCAAGGACTACGTGCTCAACGACAACCCGGAAGGGGACCTCAAGCTGCTGAGAAGCTCCCTCTTGGCGGTCAGGGGCCAGACGCAGGACCCGCCGCTGAGGCGCGGGCGGACGCTGCGGTCCATGGCCTCGGGCGAGGACGCCATCCCGCCGCAGCGCGCTCCTCAGGGACAGCCGCAGATGCTCACGGCTCTGTGGTATCGGCGCCAGCGCCTACTGGCCCGGACTCTGCGGCTCTGGTTCGAGAAGACCTCGCGGGGCCAGGCCAAGCTggagcagcggcggcggcaggaGGCGCTGGAGCGCAAGAAGGAGGCGGCGCGGCAGCGGCGGCGCGAGGTGAAGCGGCGGCTGCTGGAGGAGCTGGCCAGCTCCCCTCCGCGCAAGAGCGCGCGCCTGCTGCTGCACGCGCCCCGCGCCGCCGCGCC CGCtgggccccgccccgcgccgcgccGCGCGCCCGCCATGGCGCCGGGAGTCACGGGCCTGCGCAACCTGGGCAACACCTGCTACATGAACTCCATCCTCCAGGTGCTCAGCCACCTGCGCAAGTTCCGTGAGTGCTTCCTGAACCTCGACCCGTCCAAGACAGAGCAGCTGTTTCCAAGGGCCGCCAACGGCAAGGCCCCTCTCGCGGGCAGGCCGGCCGGCAGCTCGGCCACCGAGCTGTCGCCCAGGAGCCACGGGGCCGAGGCCTGCGAGCGCGAGGGCCTCTGCTTGAATGGCGGGGCCTCCCTCAGCAGGAGCCTAGAACTCATCCAGAACAAGGAGCCCAGCTCGAAGCACATCTCCCTCTGCCACGAACTGCACACCCTCTTCCGCGTCATGTGGTCCGGGAAGTGGGCCCTGGTGTCGCCCTTCGCCATGCTTCACTCGGTGTGGAGCCTGATCCCCGCCTTCCGCGGCTACGACCAGCAGGACGCGCAGGAGTTTCTCTGCGAGTTGTTGCACAAAGTGCAGCAGGAACTCGAGTCCGAGGGCACCAAGCGCCGGATCCTCATCCCCTTCTCCCAGAGGAAGCTCACCAAACAGGTCTTAAAGGTGGTGAACACCATATTTCACGGGCAGCTACTCAGCCAG GTCACATGTGTATCATGCAATTACAAATCCAATACCATCGAGCCCTTTTGGGATCTGTCCCTGGAATTCCCTGAACGCTATCACTGCATAGAAAAGGGGTTTATCCCTTTGAATCAGACTCAGTGCCTGCTCACTGAGATGCTGGCCAAGTTCACAGAGACAGAGGCTCTGGAAGGGAGAATCTACGCTTGTGACCAATGTAACA GCAAACGACGAAAATCCAATCCAAAACCCCTTGTTCTGAGTGAAGCTAGAAAGCAGTTAATGATCTACAGACTACCTCAGGTCCTCCGGCTGCACCTTAAAAGATTCAG GTGGTCTGGCCGTAATCACCGAGAGAAGATTGGGGTCCATGTCGTCTTTGACCAGGTATTAACCATGGAACCTTACTGCTGCAGGGACATGCTCTCCTCTCTTGACAAAGAGACCTTTGCCTATGATCTCTCCGCAGTGGTCATGCATCACGGGAAAGGGTTTGGCTCAGGACACTACACAGCCTATTGCTACAACACAGAGGGAGGTGCGTGCGCTTTActctgtggggtgggggacacaaaaAAGGGTTGGTTTGTccacatttcattccttttatttaatcTATAG
- the USP49 gene encoding ubiquitin carboxyl-terminal hydrolase 49 isoform X1 yields MDRCKHVGRLRLAQDHSILNPQKWCCRECATTESVWACLKCSHVACGRYIEDHALKHFEKTGHPLAMEVRDLYVFCYLCKDYVLNDNPEGDLKLLRSSLLAVRGQTQDPPLRRGRTLRSMASGEDAIPPQRAPQGQPQMLTALWYRRQRLLARTLRLWFEKTSRGQAKLEQRRRQEALERKKEAARQRRREVKRRLLEELASSPPRKSARLLLHAPRAAAPRXXXXXXXAGPRPAPRRAPAMAPGVTGLRNLGNTCYMNSILQVLSHLRKFRECFLNLDPSKTEQLFPRAANGKAPLAGRPAGSSATELSPRSHGAEACEREGLCLNGGASLSRSLELIQNKEPSSKHISLCHELHTLFRVMWSGKWALVSPFAMLHSVWSLIPAFRGYDQQDAQEFLCELLHKVQQELESEGTKRRILIPFSQRKLTKQVLKVVNTIFHGQLLSQVTCVSCNYKSNTIEPFWDLSLEFPERYHCIEKGFIPLNQTQCLLTEMLAKFTETEALEGRIYACDQCNSKRRKSNPKPLVLSEARKQLMIYRLPQVLRLHLKRFRWSGRNHREKIGVHVVFDQVLTMEPYCCRDMLSSLDKETFAYDLSAVVMHHGKGFGSGHYTAYCYNTEGGFWVHCNDSKLNVCSVEEVCKTQAYILFYTQRTVQGNARISETQLQTQVQSSNNDEGRPRTFP; encoded by the exons ATGGATAGATGCAAACATGTAGGGCGGTTGCGGCTAGCCCAGGACCACTCCATCCTGAACCCGCAGAAGTGGTGCTGCCGGGAGTGCGCCACCACCGAGTCCGTGTGGGCTTGTCTCAAGTGCTCGCACGTGGCCTGCGGCCGCTACATCGAAGATCACGCCCTCAAACACTTCGAAAAGACTGGACACCCGCTAGCCATGGAGGTCCGGGATCTCTACGTGTTCTGCTACCTGTGCAAGGACTACGTGCTCAACGACAACCCGGAAGGGGACCTCAAGCTGCTGAGAAGCTCCCTCTTGGCGGTCAGGGGCCAGACGCAGGACCCGCCGCTGAGGCGCGGGCGGACGCTGCGGTCCATGGCCTCGGGCGAGGACGCCATCCCGCCGCAGCGCGCTCCTCAGGGACAGCCGCAGATGCTCACGGCTCTGTGGTATCGGCGCCAGCGCCTACTGGCCCGGACTCTGCGGCTCTGGTTCGAGAAGACCTCGCGGGGCCAGGCCAAGCTggagcagcggcggcggcaggaGGCGCTGGAGCGCAAGAAGGAGGCGGCGCGGCAGCGGCGGCGCGAGGTGAAGCGGCGGCTGCTGGAGGAGCTGGCCAGCTCCCCTCCGCGCAAGAGCGCGCGCCTGCTGCTGCACGCGCCCCGCGCCGCCGCGCCGCG NNNNNNNNNNNNNNNNNNNNNCGCtgggccccgccccgcgccgcgccGCGCGCCCGCCATGGCGCCGGGAGTCACGGGCCTGCGCAACCTGGGCAACACCTGCTACATGAACTCCATCCTCCAGGTGCTCAGCCACCTGCGCAAGTTCCGTGAGTGCTTCCTGAACCTCGACCCGTCCAAGACAGAGCAGCTGTTTCCAAGGGCCGCCAACGGCAAGGCCCCTCTCGCGGGCAGGCCGGCCGGCAGCTCGGCCACCGAGCTGTCGCCCAGGAGCCACGGGGCCGAGGCCTGCGAGCGCGAGGGCCTCTGCTTGAATGGCGGGGCCTCCCTCAGCAGGAGCCTAGAACTCATCCAGAACAAGGAGCCCAGCTCGAAGCACATCTCCCTCTGCCACGAACTGCACACCCTCTTCCGCGTCATGTGGTCCGGGAAGTGGGCCCTGGTGTCGCCCTTCGCCATGCTTCACTCGGTGTGGAGCCTGATCCCCGCCTTCCGCGGCTACGACCAGCAGGACGCGCAGGAGTTTCTCTGCGAGTTGTTGCACAAAGTGCAGCAGGAACTCGAGTCCGAGGGCACCAAGCGCCGGATCCTCATCCCCTTCTCCCAGAGGAAGCTCACCAAACAGGTCTTAAAGGTGGTGAACACCATATTTCACGGGCAGCTACTCAGCCAG GTCACATGTGTATCATGCAATTACAAATCCAATACCATCGAGCCCTTTTGGGATCTGTCCCTGGAATTCCCTGAACGCTATCACTGCATAGAAAAGGGGTTTATCCCTTTGAATCAGACTCAGTGCCTGCTCACTGAGATGCTGGCCAAGTTCACAGAGACAGAGGCTCTGGAAGGGAGAATCTACGCTTGTGACCAATGTAACA GCAAACGACGAAAATCCAATCCAAAACCCCTTGTTCTGAGTGAAGCTAGAAAGCAGTTAATGATCTACAGACTACCTCAGGTCCTCCGGCTGCACCTTAAAAGATTCAG GTGGTCTGGCCGTAATCACCGAGAGAAGATTGGGGTCCATGTCGTCTTTGACCAGGTATTAACCATGGAACCTTACTGCTGCAGGGACATGCTCTCCTCTCTTGACAAAGAGACCTTTGCCTATGATCTCTCCGCAGTGGTCATGCATCACGGGAAAGGGTTTGGCTCAGGACACTACACAGCCTATTGCTACAACACAGAGGGAG GTTTTTGGGTCCACTGCAATGACTCAAAGCTGAATGTATGCAGTGTCGAGGAAGTGTGCAAAACTCAAGCCTACATCCTTTTTTACACTCAAAGAACAGTTCAGGGCAATGCAAGAATCTCAGAAACCCAACTCCAAACTCAGGTGCAGTCCAGCAACAACGATGAGGGCAGACCACGGACCTTCCCCTGA
- the PRICKLE4 gene encoding prickle-like protein 4 isoform X2 → MSLLNSGWPHRGERLTPPEPNPPVNSESNRGHVPEEDPEETSAQVVGVLPFPLRPTSPPSFGPLPISTKWEDPEVLSLGNPGLDTNQAPSWPGLRTLLQQLPPQDSDERYCLALGEEELAELRLFCAQRRREALGQGVARLVPPKLEECTCEKCREQLRPGEYGVFTARAGEQRCWHRACFACQACGQALINLIYFYHDGRLYCGRHHAELLRPRCPACDQLIFSRRCTEAEGRRWHENHFCCQDCAGPLGGGRYALLGGGPCCHSCFERRYSDAGSSPAPTVEGRASPGEAELGGFEDGHRAPRNPAIISRAALLATAASSSLETQMGMLGSSPEQECRAGDQAETPKGQEQGCPETPLDPKEDASCPTCSSSSESEPEGFFLGQRLPRPWETPGNLQAGDSDISRKHCTIC, encoded by the exons ATGTCACTGCTAAACTCTGGCTGGCCCCACCGAGGGGAGAGGCTGACCCCTCCGGAGCCAAATCCACCAGTCAACTCAGAAAGCAACCGAGGTCACGTGCCAGAGGAGGACCCTGAGGAAACCTCTGCTCAGGTGGTAGGGGTCCTGCCCTTCCCTCTGAGACCAACATCCCCTCCATCCTTTGGACCTCTTCCCATTTCCACCAAGTGGGAG GATCCTGAAGTCCTGAGCTTGGGGAACCCTGGCCTGGACACCAACCAAGCCCCCAGCTGGCCTGGACTCCGGACCCTCCTGCAGCAGCTCCCTCCGCAGGACAGTGAT GAGCGCTACTGCCTGGCCCTTGGGGAGGAGGAGTTGGCTGAGCTGAGGCTCTTCTGTGCCCAGCGGAGGCGGGAGGCCCTGGGACAGGGGGTGGCCCGCCTAGTACCTCCCAAGCTTGAAGAATGCACCTGTGAAAAG TGCAGGGAGCAGCTGAGGCCAGGGGAGTACGGAGTGTTCACAGCTCGGGCAGGAGAGCAGCGCTGCTGGCACAGGGCTTGCTTTGCCTGCCAGGCCTGTGGCCAGGCCCTGATAAACCTCATCTACTTCTACCACGATGGGCGTCTCTACTGCGGCCGTCATCACGCAGAGCTGCTGCGGCCGCGCTGCCCGGCTTGTGACCAG ctGATCTTCTCCCGCCGCTGCACCGAGGCAGAGGGACGGCGCTGGCACGAGAACCACTTCTGCTGCCAGGACTGCGCCGGGCCCTTGGGCGGGGGACGTTATGCCCTGCTGGGCGGCGGCCCCTGCTGCCACAGCTGCTTTGAGAGACGCTATTCGGATGCCGGCTCGAGTCCGGCCCCGACAGTGGAAGGCAGGGCGTCCCCGG GGGAGGCGGAGCTCGGCGGATTTGAAGATGGGCACCGCGCCCCGCGGAATCCCGCGATCATCTCCCGGGCAGCCCTTCTCGCTACTGCCGCCAGCTCCAGTCTGGAAACCCAGATGGGGATGCTTGGATCCAGCCCGGAGCAGGAGTGCAGAGCTGGGGACCAGGCGGAGACACCCAAAGGGCAAGAGCAGGGCTGCCCAGAGACTCCCCTTGATCCGAAGGAGGATGCTTCCTGCCCcacctgctcctcttcctctgaATCGGAACCCGAAGGCTTTTTCTTAGGCCAGCGCCTTCCCCGGCCCTGGGAGACCCCCGGCAATCTCCAAGCTGGGGACAGCGACATCTCCAGGAAGCATTGCACCATTTGCTAG
- the PRICKLE4 gene encoding prickle-like protein 4 isoform X1 — MGGVLLFSVQTLPPMSLLNSGWPHRGERLTPPEPNPPVNSESNRGHVPEEDPEETSAQVVGVLPFPLRPTSPPSFGPLPISTKWEDPEVLSLGNPGLDTNQAPSWPGLRTLLQQLPPQDSDERYCLALGEEELAELRLFCAQRRREALGQGVARLVPPKLEECTCEKCREQLRPGEYGVFTARAGEQRCWHRACFACQACGQALINLIYFYHDGRLYCGRHHAELLRPRCPACDQLIFSRRCTEAEGRRWHENHFCCQDCAGPLGGGRYALLGGGPCCHSCFERRYSDAGSSPAPTVEGRASPGEAELGGFEDGHRAPRNPAIISRAALLATAASSSLETQMGMLGSSPEQECRAGDQAETPKGQEQGCPETPLDPKEDASCPTCSSSSESEPEGFFLGQRLPRPWETPGNLQAGDSDISRKHCTIC; from the exons ATGGGAGGCGTCTTGTTGTTTTCTGTGCAGACTTTGCCACCAATGTCACTGCTAAACTCTGGCTGGCCCCACCGAGGGGAGAGGCTGACCCCTCCGGAGCCAAATCCACCAGTCAACTCAGAAAGCAACCGAGGTCACGTGCCAGAGGAGGACCCTGAGGAAACCTCTGCTCAGGTGGTAGGGGTCCTGCCCTTCCCTCTGAGACCAACATCCCCTCCATCCTTTGGACCTCTTCCCATTTCCACCAAGTGGGAG GATCCTGAAGTCCTGAGCTTGGGGAACCCTGGCCTGGACACCAACCAAGCCCCCAGCTGGCCTGGACTCCGGACCCTCCTGCAGCAGCTCCCTCCGCAGGACAGTGAT GAGCGCTACTGCCTGGCCCTTGGGGAGGAGGAGTTGGCTGAGCTGAGGCTCTTCTGTGCCCAGCGGAGGCGGGAGGCCCTGGGACAGGGGGTGGCCCGCCTAGTACCTCCCAAGCTTGAAGAATGCACCTGTGAAAAG TGCAGGGAGCAGCTGAGGCCAGGGGAGTACGGAGTGTTCACAGCTCGGGCAGGAGAGCAGCGCTGCTGGCACAGGGCTTGCTTTGCCTGCCAGGCCTGTGGCCAGGCCCTGATAAACCTCATCTACTTCTACCACGATGGGCGTCTCTACTGCGGCCGTCATCACGCAGAGCTGCTGCGGCCGCGCTGCCCGGCTTGTGACCAG ctGATCTTCTCCCGCCGCTGCACCGAGGCAGAGGGACGGCGCTGGCACGAGAACCACTTCTGCTGCCAGGACTGCGCCGGGCCCTTGGGCGGGGGACGTTATGCCCTGCTGGGCGGCGGCCCCTGCTGCCACAGCTGCTTTGAGAGACGCTATTCGGATGCCGGCTCGAGTCCGGCCCCGACAGTGGAAGGCAGGGCGTCCCCGG GGGAGGCGGAGCTCGGCGGATTTGAAGATGGGCACCGCGCCCCGCGGAATCCCGCGATCATCTCCCGGGCAGCCCTTCTCGCTACTGCCGCCAGCTCCAGTCTGGAAACCCAGATGGGGATGCTTGGATCCAGCCCGGAGCAGGAGTGCAGAGCTGGGGACCAGGCGGAGACACCCAAAGGGCAAGAGCAGGGCTGCCCAGAGACTCCCCTTGATCCGAAGGAGGATGCTTCCTGCCCcacctgctcctcttcctctgaATCGGAACCCGAAGGCTTTTTCTTAGGCCAGCGCCTTCCCCGGCCCTGGGAGACCCCCGGCAATCTCCAAGCTGGGGACAGCGACATCTCCAGGAAGCATTGCACCATTTGCTAG
- the PRICKLE4 gene encoding prickle-like protein 4 isoform X4, whose amino-acid sequence MGGVLLFSVQTLPPMSLLNSGWPHRGERLTPPEPNPPVNSESNRGHVPEEDPEETSAQDPEVLSLGNPGLDTNQAPSWPGLRTLLQQLPPQDSDERYCLALGEEELAELRLFCAQRRREALGQGVARLVPPKLEECTCEKCREQLRPGEYGVFTARAGEQRCWHRACFACQACGQALINLIYFYHDGRLYCGRHHAELLRPRCPACDQLIFSRRCTEAEGRRWHENHFCCQDCAGPLGGGRYALLGGGPCCHSCFERRYSDAGSSPAPTVEGRASPGEAELGGFEDGHRAPRNPAIISRAALLATAASSSLETQMGMLGSSPEQECRAGDQAETPKGQEQGCPETPLDPKEDASCPTCSSSSESEPEGFFLGQRLPRPWETPGNLQAGDSDISRKHCTIC is encoded by the exons ATGGGAGGCGTCTTGTTGTTTTCTGTGCAGACTTTGCCACCAATGTCACTGCTAAACTCTGGCTGGCCCCACCGAGGGGAGAGGCTGACCCCTCCGGAGCCAAATCCACCAGTCAACTCAGAAAGCAACCGAGGTCACGTGCCAGAGGAGGACCCTGAGGAAACCTCTGCTCAG GATCCTGAAGTCCTGAGCTTGGGGAACCCTGGCCTGGACACCAACCAAGCCCCCAGCTGGCCTGGACTCCGGACCCTCCTGCAGCAGCTCCCTCCGCAGGACAGTGAT GAGCGCTACTGCCTGGCCCTTGGGGAGGAGGAGTTGGCTGAGCTGAGGCTCTTCTGTGCCCAGCGGAGGCGGGAGGCCCTGGGACAGGGGGTGGCCCGCCTAGTACCTCCCAAGCTTGAAGAATGCACCTGTGAAAAG TGCAGGGAGCAGCTGAGGCCAGGGGAGTACGGAGTGTTCACAGCTCGGGCAGGAGAGCAGCGCTGCTGGCACAGGGCTTGCTTTGCCTGCCAGGCCTGTGGCCAGGCCCTGATAAACCTCATCTACTTCTACCACGATGGGCGTCTCTACTGCGGCCGTCATCACGCAGAGCTGCTGCGGCCGCGCTGCCCGGCTTGTGACCAG ctGATCTTCTCCCGCCGCTGCACCGAGGCAGAGGGACGGCGCTGGCACGAGAACCACTTCTGCTGCCAGGACTGCGCCGGGCCCTTGGGCGGGGGACGTTATGCCCTGCTGGGCGGCGGCCCCTGCTGCCACAGCTGCTTTGAGAGACGCTATTCGGATGCCGGCTCGAGTCCGGCCCCGACAGTGGAAGGCAGGGCGTCCCCGG GGGAGGCGGAGCTCGGCGGATTTGAAGATGGGCACCGCGCCCCGCGGAATCCCGCGATCATCTCCCGGGCAGCCCTTCTCGCTACTGCCGCCAGCTCCAGTCTGGAAACCCAGATGGGGATGCTTGGATCCAGCCCGGAGCAGGAGTGCAGAGCTGGGGACCAGGCGGAGACACCCAAAGGGCAAGAGCAGGGCTGCCCAGAGACTCCCCTTGATCCGAAGGAGGATGCTTCCTGCCCcacctgctcctcttcctctgaATCGGAACCCGAAGGCTTTTTCTTAGGCCAGCGCCTTCCCCGGCCCTGGGAGACCCCCGGCAATCTCCAAGCTGGGGACAGCGACATCTCCAGGAAGCATTGCACCATTTGCTAG
- the PRICKLE4 gene encoding prickle-like protein 4 isoform X3: MGGVLLFSVQTLPPMSLLNSGWPHRGERLTPPEPNPPVNSESNRGHVPEEDPEETSAQVDPEVLSLGNPGLDTNQAPSWPGLRTLLQQLPPQDSDERYCLALGEEELAELRLFCAQRRREALGQGVARLVPPKLEECTCEKCREQLRPGEYGVFTARAGEQRCWHRACFACQACGQALINLIYFYHDGRLYCGRHHAELLRPRCPACDQLIFSRRCTEAEGRRWHENHFCCQDCAGPLGGGRYALLGGGPCCHSCFERRYSDAGSSPAPTVEGRASPGEAELGGFEDGHRAPRNPAIISRAALLATAASSSLETQMGMLGSSPEQECRAGDQAETPKGQEQGCPETPLDPKEDASCPTCSSSSESEPEGFFLGQRLPRPWETPGNLQAGDSDISRKHCTIC, from the exons ATGGGAGGCGTCTTGTTGTTTTCTGTGCAGACTTTGCCACCAATGTCACTGCTAAACTCTGGCTGGCCCCACCGAGGGGAGAGGCTGACCCCTCCGGAGCCAAATCCACCAGTCAACTCAGAAAGCAACCGAGGTCACGTGCCAGAGGAGGACCCTGAGGAAACCTCTGCTCAGGTG GATCCTGAAGTCCTGAGCTTGGGGAACCCTGGCCTGGACACCAACCAAGCCCCCAGCTGGCCTGGACTCCGGACCCTCCTGCAGCAGCTCCCTCCGCAGGACAGTGAT GAGCGCTACTGCCTGGCCCTTGGGGAGGAGGAGTTGGCTGAGCTGAGGCTCTTCTGTGCCCAGCGGAGGCGGGAGGCCCTGGGACAGGGGGTGGCCCGCCTAGTACCTCCCAAGCTTGAAGAATGCACCTGTGAAAAG TGCAGGGAGCAGCTGAGGCCAGGGGAGTACGGAGTGTTCACAGCTCGGGCAGGAGAGCAGCGCTGCTGGCACAGGGCTTGCTTTGCCTGCCAGGCCTGTGGCCAGGCCCTGATAAACCTCATCTACTTCTACCACGATGGGCGTCTCTACTGCGGCCGTCATCACGCAGAGCTGCTGCGGCCGCGCTGCCCGGCTTGTGACCAG ctGATCTTCTCCCGCCGCTGCACCGAGGCAGAGGGACGGCGCTGGCACGAGAACCACTTCTGCTGCCAGGACTGCGCCGGGCCCTTGGGCGGGGGACGTTATGCCCTGCTGGGCGGCGGCCCCTGCTGCCACAGCTGCTTTGAGAGACGCTATTCGGATGCCGGCTCGAGTCCGGCCCCGACAGTGGAAGGCAGGGCGTCCCCGG GGGAGGCGGAGCTCGGCGGATTTGAAGATGGGCACCGCGCCCCGCGGAATCCCGCGATCATCTCCCGGGCAGCCCTTCTCGCTACTGCCGCCAGCTCCAGTCTGGAAACCCAGATGGGGATGCTTGGATCCAGCCCGGAGCAGGAGTGCAGAGCTGGGGACCAGGCGGAGACACCCAAAGGGCAAGAGCAGGGCTGCCCAGAGACTCCCCTTGATCCGAAGGAGGATGCTTCCTGCCCcacctgctcctcttcctctgaATCGGAACCCGAAGGCTTTTTCTTAGGCCAGCGCCTTCCCCGGCCCTGGGAGACCCCCGGCAATCTCCAAGCTGGGGACAGCGACATCTCCAGGAAGCATTGCACCATTTGCTAG
- the TOMM6 gene encoding mitochondrial import receptor subunit TOM6 homolog — translation MRDRKLHNLLAPTRGVVRDLAERWGAAMASSGAGVIAAGSANEAPEIPDNVGDWLRGVYRFATDRNDFRRNLILNLGLFAAGVWLARNLSDIDLMAPQPGV, via the exons ATGCGAGACCGGAAGTTGCATAATCTGCTGGCGCCGACAAGGGGCGTGGTGAGAGACCTTGCGGAGCGCTGGGGTGCTGCCATGGCTTCCAGTGGGGCCGGCGTGATCGCTGCGGGCTCGGCAAATGAAGCTCCCGAAATTCCAGACAACGTGGGAGACTGGCTTCGGGGCGTCTACCGCTTCGCCACCGATAGGAATGACTTCCGCAG GAACTTGATCCTCAATTTGGGACTCTTTGCTGCCGGAGTTTGGCTGGCCAGGAATTTGAGTGACATTGACCTAATGGCACCTCAGCCTGGGGTGTAG
- the FRS3 gene encoding fibroblast growth factor receptor substrate 3: MGSCCSCLNRDSVPDNHPSKFKVTNVDDEGVELGSGVMELTQSELVLHLHRREAVRWPYLCLRRYGYDSNLFSFESGRRCQTGQGIFAFKCSRAEEIFNLLQDLMQCNSINVMEEPVIITRNSHPAELDLPRAPQPPSALGYTVSSFSNGFPGCPGEGLRFSVPRRPSTSSLRHPSFGEESTHALIAPDEQSHTYVNTPASEDEQRRSRHCLQPLPEGRAPLAPQAWGPEQRDPQVFLQPGQVKFVLGPTPARRHTTKCQGLCPSLHHPLHHNNNNEGPSECPARPKCTYENVSGGLRLGAGWRLSPEEPGWNGLAQRRAALLHYENLPSLPPVWESQAQQLGEEAGDDGDSRDGLTPSSNGFPEGEEDETPLQKPTSTRAALRSHGSFPVPLTRHRGSPRVFNFDFRRPGPEPPRQLNYIQVELKGWGGDRPKGPQNPSAPRAPVPTTHPARSSDSYAVIDLKKTVAMSNLQRALPRDDGTARKTRHNSTDLPL; the protein is encoded by the exons ATGgggagctgctgcagctgcctgAACAGAGACAGCGTCCCAGACAACCACCCCAGCAAGTTCAAG GTGACGAATGTGGATGATGAGGGGGTGGAGCTGGGCTCCGGAGTGATGGAGCTGACGCAGAGCGAGCTGGTGCTGCACCTGCATCGGCGCGAGGCTGTCCGCTGGCCTTACCTCTGCCTGCGGCGCTATGGCTACGACTCCAACCTCTTCTCTTTTGAGAGTGGCCGCCGGTGTCAGACTGGCCAGG GGATATTTGCGTTTAAGTGTTCCCGGGCCGAGGAAATCTTCAATCTCCTCCAGGATCTGATGCAGTGCAACAGCATCAATGTGATGGAAGAGCCGGTCATCATCACCCGCAACAGCCACCCGGCTGAGCTCGACCTCCCTCGGGCCCCCCAGCCTCCCAGTG CTCTAGGCTACACCGTCTCCAGCTTCTCCAATGGCTTCCCTGGCTGCCCGGGAGAGGGTCTGCGATTCTCAGTGCCCCGGCGCCCCTCAACAAGCAGCCTGCGACACCCCTCGTTTGGGGAGGAGTCCACCCATGCCCTCATTGCCCCCGATGAGCAG TCCCACACCTACGTCAACACACCAGCCAGTGAGGATGAGCAGCGCAGGAGCCGGCACTGCCTGCAGCCCCTGCCTGAGGGCCGGGCGCCCCTTGCCCCGCAGGCCTGGGGCCCCGAACAGCGGGACCCGCAGGTGTTCCTGCAGCCAGGCCAAGTGAAGTTCGTGTTGGGCCCCACCCCGGCTCGGCGGCACACGACCAAGTGCCAAGGCCTCTGCCCCAGCCTGCATCACCCGCTGCACCACAACAATAACAACGAGGGCCCTTCCGAGTGCCCAGCCCGGCCCAAGTGCACCTACGAGAACGTCAGTGGGGGGCTGCGGCTGGGGGCAGGCTGGAGACTGAGCCCGGAGGAGCCGGGCTGGAATGGCCTCGCCCAGCGCCGGGCCGCGCTGCTGCACTACGAGaacctgccctccctgccccccgtgTGGGAGAGCcaggcccagcagctgggggaggAGGCCGGGGATGACGGGGACTCGAGAGACGGGCTTACACCCTCCTCCAACGGCTTCCCTGAAGGCGAGGAGGATGAGACCCCACTGCAGAAGCCCACCAGCACCCGGGCTGCCCTCCGCAGCCACGGCAGCTTTCCTGTGCCGCTGACCCGCCACCGAGGCTCCCCGAGGGTCTTCAACTTTGATTTCCGCCGGCCAGGCCCCGAGCCCCCCAGGCAGCTCAACTACATCCAGGTGGAGCTGAAGGGCTGGGGTGGAGACCGCCCCAAGGGGCCCCAGAACCCCTCAGCCCCCCGAGCCCCTGTGCCCACCACGCACCCTGCCCGCAGCTCAGACTCCTATGCTGTGATTGACCTCAAAAAGACCGTGGCCATGTCCAACCTGCAGAGGGCTCTGCCCCGCGACGATGGCACCGCCAGGAAAACCCGGCACAACAGCACCGACCTGCCTCTGTAG